The DNA sequence TGTTAGGAGATGATTTGTAGGTATTaagaaaatgtttgaaattttttacgctacagtaaaaaaaaaattaaaaaaaatcctaacatAAAATCAGTGAATGAGGCTTAAGATGCTTGCAGGGTAGATTTAGTTAGTATCTTTTTTTTCATTGGTTTACCCGTGCAAAGCCGGGGTGGGCGTctatttaatgatatttaattaGGAAGAAGTATTTCGTATTATTAAAAAGCTTCGCTCAGCTTATAGGTATTCGAAAACACTCATATTCCTAGAGGCACGACCAATAAAGCCAATCGATCTAAGATTGTTTGCCCTCGAACAcccaaaaaaattataaacatacGAAACAGAAGATTATTTtctgtttataaatataatatagattGTATAACCTAAGTACAATATCGATAAGATTCGAAAATAACATACCAATATTACTCCTAATCTCGGTCCCTGTACAATCCAATAAAGCGATGTGAAGTTGTAGCCATACCAAcaactgcaaaaataaatttattattattgtacagtAGGTACATAAGGAAAGTTCcgcagttttttatttagtctAGATGCAATCATCAAGTGGCTTTTAGCGTGGGCAGAACATAAATTGTGGTATCCTACGTGTGCACACAGGAAAAAGATAGAACAAAACAATATTAGAGATTTTTGCTAGTGATGAATCTTTTCTCGCAACGTTCCCTGGTTCAAACTTCTAAAGCCTAACATCACTTTGCCAGGTGTATATGTGATATGTTAGGTAGGTAAAATAATACCATACTTCCTTGAGTCGCACTAACGGAGGAGTGCCTAGTGCCAATAGATACGAGTATAATTGGAATATATGTAGGCGAATTGCTCTTCCAGATCTGCCTACAATATGTTTTACGGCAGGTAAGAATTTCCCGCACATTTTTATCAGAATAAAATAGCATACGGGTTTGTCTgcataatataaatattgatCCTTGTGTCATTGCAAATCATCAAATGCTAAATTAAACGTaaagataaatagatagatactttgttagtaaaaaaatgtaGCCAGGAGGTCGATTTTACAAATTGTAACCATTaaaatacgtacctatgtaGCATTCGACAATGTAAAAAAGTTGTGCAATAGGCAGGTACTAAAAAATTACCACTGGAATAAAATTTTCGACGACTACAGAAAATTAATGAGATCGGTAATTTTCTTATAATCCACATTAGTTTctaatttattacaaaagcaaattaatgttttaagggatgttcccttctttcgcagacagaaatttcatagaatttcgtttcgcagaaaatgtttcatataatatttggtcctcgtatttttacttcgaatattattgtttcaatgaCTATATACttgaataaaacatatttaatagaattagaaagaagaaagaaagaaagaaaatacatttattcggaaaagtaacaaacttgaacgattacataaataaataacacagacAAGGAAAGCAGTTACcattcacgaaacggacccacctcagcataatgccggctcaggagctagcgctggtcttccggtgggaccgtgaaGCCGTCATTGCAAGCTGCGCGCACGACCGGACCGTGTCTATTGTGAACGCGACCGTTTAAAgtcagcgctaccaacacaagcATGTCATGTGCATGAAATTGACAACTGACACGGCCAACCATACGCTCAGCAAGCAAgacgaaaaacaaacaaacaaacaataacaattttcaattataatatacaatacaacaattttCAATTATACTTTTCAAGGAATCATATAACCACTCCaatcattatttataaaatttatcaaattgtagaattattttttaacaaatattgtttgttcgataaaatatattagaataggttagaaatcgctaccagaaaagttggttaggttagattagattagaacAGTGACCTCGTCAGAAACGActcgctactagaaaagtaggttaggttagaactgcgaccacatcagaaaacggattgcatgtttttcttggtaataagttttataataactaaataatatgataataattaatatttgatttgttattatttgatatgaatatctaaacaaaaaaaaatatttgtaacaaaaaacaatgatttaaatttcttcaaagtaagtgttctgcgtattgattattctatgaaacgataatatgatgaaaaatgtctgttaaacgaaattctattaaaatgttgtccgtaaaacaacgtacaaccGTTTAAAGGTTATATTTACTAGCTATTATTTAGGTACACAATATGTTACGTtagtacttaggtacctacgacTATAATGATATGAGAAGTATCACAATAACGGTCCAAATTCGATGAATTCTATCTGGTAAGAGAGATTTTCTGTTAAACTTTTCTGGGGAATTATGAATAAACATTCTTATTTACTCACGTTTTAACTCTTTCCGTTCTATAATGTAAAGCAGTCATGACAGCCCATAACGCTGTAAGAATGACGGGCAAGCCCCATCCCGTGGCATAGTACACCACGTGAGAGATCCCCTCGCGCAAAGCATTCGCCGTGACTACGTTGTGCAAGTACAACCCTTCGATGAACATCCACATAAACATCACGGTGATCGCATACTCCAGGAGAACGTATGAGCTTTCGCAAAGGTAGGGCtgaaaatagatagatagatagatagatttatttattacctaatgaaaaaatatatacatgtcaggtaattataagaaattcacaaaaggatcgtcacattgtatacaaaataataataatagtaatgtaTATGATagcggtaaattaaaaaaacatagtcagccaaaataaaaatagaattaaatttaaaaataataataataataatcctgggTAAAACATGGTcaagacgataaaattaaatataaaataaaaataaaataaaaattagtccactacaacaggacaaaatatgtcaatacttaattaaaacaataaaattacagtCACAGAATGTgtaaatgtcaaattacaattaaatacactgaaaaagaaaaataacaattaaaatataaacaaataggtacttaatggtacagacaaaataatcatcagtcattaatataatatttatttccttttgaatcatattatatttaacccctgtttcaccatccacggattaaatttatttgacggataaatgtgatgccgtctctgtttgttttgttcgaatagacggagacggcatcacatttatccgtcgaataaaattagtcaatgggtggtgaaacagccccttaataatttatagtaggtataatttaaattacagCCAGTGTTTactgtcaataaaataaaataatgatatctTAGACTATCCCAATGTTACAAAGTGATAAAATTTGGAGAATAAAGACAGCAACTCAACTACACGTTTCTTCGACCAGTAGCTTATTTGTGTTTGTTTCGGCGTGAGTTAGCTGACATTGCTGATGCGTTTAACTTtgtaaaataatctaaataaaaattgaatataAGTAAAAGTACTTACTCGAACATGTTTtaagggggcctaccacgctctcttaatatgattcagtttaggctctaaactgaactgcatcgctatttcgtatcACGACGTtgcttttgcgattcagttcaagcacggttcagcgacagcgatacagacattcattcactcacttcaagcggttttcgtaccatgacgcttaacttgagtgggaattgaatcgcttcagtgtcaaatttagcgattcattacaagttactcattctgtcaattcttttggaattttaagtgttttacttggaatatttttaagtttcaagaacttttaaacttttattcaagttttataacttttcataggtactcacgacattgtgcttcttaactcctcgttgataaaactaatttttcagtgagaaaagagactcgtggattagagACAGcgtaacattttatttgtaatcaacacaacggttgctaagaacacggaatgacatagagttatggttttccttgGGTTTTCCAAAggaaataaagaggttttagtatacaaaatttggtttgcatatagcggcatccctttcgcgacttagcgtttcagtttcggaccagagacaatatcggtctttcattcacttgtaaatttcgacgattcagtttaggtgcctaaattgaactgctctgcgtttggatcgtttatgaaatgatcatggtaggccccctgataGTGATAATGTAAACTATTCCTCGTACAAGTTCCAAAGAATACCCGGTAATTAAATATTCCCTGAGTGCCCACTTTACCGAAATAAAATGTAACACAGCAAACATTTTCGCTAAGATAATTCGCAACAGCACAAAATTTACCGCTACAGTCGCCAAAGCAAATATCTGTAGTTTTGGCACGGTTATGGCGAATCAGCAGCTATTGTATACGAAAAAGCCGTCGCTCGAGCGAATACATTTCGGATATTGGTTCTGTCCACAAGTCAAATCTCTTCACTTCGAGTTATGCTAGCCTCGGAACTTGTCCAAGTTCTTGTCGCTGGAAACCGGCAAATAGAACTCAGCAAGAATCCACCGATTCACTAAGTGCTCTTCAAACTTTTTTCAATACACAAGTCACGTGTTCTAGCAcatttatatttgaattttttaggCATTTAAGGTATATCTCTATccttacagtaaaaaaacaatgCTCTTTTGATGATGTAATGGGTAAGGATTCGAACGTAGTTAGGCTTATGGTGCGCGTATAAGTGTTTTTCATCTCTCATACTCGGAAAGTGAGGCAAATCATATCTAACAACAGAGAAGAAAACTATACTTTCTTCCCAAGGgtatagatttaaataaaaaaataaaagtaataaataatttgatgtcAATGGAACacaacttactaattttagaaataaattgacTAAGTAAAATTCCTATTTAATCTACTGTTTGtcttttataattgttttgaacatttaaaattttcttaaataatttattgcttaACAATAAAGTCAATTGTTGACCTTCGACCTATGCTTAAAAAAAGTGACAATGTCTTGTCATGAatcttacaattttttttatattcattttagttttttttattcgattacaTTTTTTCTCATTAACTTAAATAATgtatataggtttttttttactttccttgtAGTCGAAATGAAAAACAGTGTTTAACTCGGGAAAAACACCAATGTCACACTCCAAATATTAAAGTTAGCTCGAGGGATATTGGTTCGTTtcctcccttgttgaacaatctactattatttttatttcctacatttcgatgggtcctatgtataaggaccagtgttttattttcaattttgagttttgtgcgttataggtatctataaactgtatatatatatttagatagtggattaaaaaatactgttatttaattatttttcgtgttttcattgacgtaaaatggccgaactagatacaattttaacgtaaaagggctAAACCAAGgctaaacgtacgtttgatacttttacgcggtaaatcccggagcagttttttttaaatctgtgggcataactgccatttaggtccttgtacgtcaagcggaacgccgctaccccgatactacatcgtaatgtgattgtattacttttttttaaattggtccaagtatcttgggtaacgtattttttaccaaagattcTAAAGTTAAGACAAAGAaccacatagatctttttactgtatttttgaaCACAAGTAtatttcccggaaattcacgtatatgagcgtatgtacaataacttttaatgaaaaaatattttagtacaaTTTATTCGTTGCGATTGAAGGACAGGGTACTATTTgctagtgtgccaaattttagaagtctcggatacaccatctctgagttacgacagtttttgactttggaaggccgtcctgtaaagtaaggattttacacttaGGCCCTTATACGTAGGACCCACcgatttattgtacctacagaATCTTTCAGATAAGATTTTGAAGTCACGCACTTATTTAGCAGAAATGAAAGAAGAAAGCACCGAGAGCAGTTGTTTTTTTCGCTTATTTTGACGTTTTCCAGTCGTTAAACTCTTACCATATTGTCGATGCCTCTTAAAGTGACGTTCTCAGAGGTGGAGCGGTCACCAAGCCAGCTGCGCACGAGTGCCTGGTCGATGTACACAGTCAAACGGATCAGTACTTGAAGCACCATAGCACTGAATAAACTCTTGTGGATCCTGGTGCGGTTGTTGCGTAAGGATCTACGAGCAAAGTATTATGTATCACACATTTACTTGGGAAACATTACTATAAGTACTATAATTTActcaataatttattaatataaaaaaacgaatttatCAGCTATTATCTGTTTTTTTGGGTCAATATAATTTCTctttaattagtaaaaaaaaaatgagatgtATTTAATTTGACCAAAGTATTTCTGTACCTATCGAGCctgaaaataatataagagaGCTGACTCTTCTTATACTGTTTAAGTAATACTTTCTGGGAATCAAATTTCCGAATCAATTAGTAGAATACATAGTTATGTATTAGTTAGTATTTCATTGTAGTTATGTATTATTAAGTACTACAATGCTAATAATAGAtttactacataattattttatactacTCACCTGTAATACGAAAAAATAATTAGGGACACAATAAGCGCGACGAGCGATATACTAAACCCTGCTATTTCCATGTATCTAGTACTCTGGGCTATTTCGAATTTAAGctgtaaaataaaagttttattactGAAAAATATGCACTTTACCGGCAAATGGGCGCTGTAATTGcccgtaaaaaaataaactcataTAATATTTGATATCAGATTGTACACGTTACTCTACCTGAGCATCACGTTCGTCGTCATAAACTTGTACGAAGAGTGTTTGGACCTCCGGCGGAAAGCAGGGGGTGTAGTTGGTCCAGCCCAGCGCGCTGGCTTCTCCCGGCCGCCGGCCTAGCCAAAGACCGCTAGCGCCGCACCGGCGGTACGCAAAATCTAATTTAGACGCAAGTGTTTTACTTGTTTGCCATTTGTTGTCTTTACTTAAGGTGCgtcgtcttccatacaaactttggtacatcaatatttcttccacagacgttatttcgacgcgattttttgaggatagttagttatgggcatattgttgtcgcaaatcacaaaatggagaggatctataatacctaaatttcagtatgatgcagtaaattttgatccattttactgtggtgtgagtagctaatgtcaaatataatctgttgtaaaaaggtattgactatttcgggcggtcacgtgaccacctagtttggctcagtggtaccaattcttagaagtatgtagtaagagaaggagttcgaaactcgatgacgcataatgattctttatcttttttttttacttttttatgtttatttacaaagaataagtaatagcatttcgataaagtgcaattaaccatgaaattcagtatttttaagtcaggtcaaaccaaagaaagtaatgttttttcttgaggtcatcaatctactctttttatcaaatagctggcaaactagcatgcgggtcacctaatggtaagtgatcaccgccgcccttggtcacctacagcattattaggactgcgggtgcgttgccggcctaaaagggaggagggggggggggctaaattgggcggtatgggggcaggataaaaggggggaggggagttgggcaaaggtactatttcacgccggtattcagatggaggttggtactactccggtcgagccggcccatttgtactgcagtcagcaagtggttacagtaaggctctaccacatgaaaacttgcttgaaccactagatgccttcaagaatgttctatgatgatgatgatgatgaattcctgtagtccctcagcagggacatagggctcgcagtagggacttccatgcgtcacggtcctgtgctgtggcttctaggtcTCGCCAATGGTACCCAATTAGGGAGATCTCCTTCTCAACCGATCGTCTCCAGGTGATTCGGGGTCGGCCTGGCCTCCTACTACCAGCAGCTTGCCACTCCAGCGCTTGCTTGGCGAGATGAGCATCGGTTCTCCGCAACACGTGTCCGATCCAGCGCCACTTCCTCAATAGGATCTCCATATCAATTGGCTTCTGGCTCGTCAACTCCCACAGTCTAGTGTTTGTAATGGTTCGTGGCcaataaactcctaatatgcgacgcaaacacttgttcactaaaacctggagtttactggtgattgctttcttgacgagccaggtctcacacccgtacaggagaaccgatttgacatttgagttgAAAACTCTGATTTTTGTGCGCCGTGCTATTACGTGGGACGTCCAGACCGGTTTGAGTTGTGCATATGCGGCACGAGCCCTGTTTATGCGCGCTTCGACATCTGCATTGGTTCCACCATTTGGGTCAACAACACAAGAAtgttctatacttattattaattaataaaaagcttgtaaaataatggcgtatcgcaacaaaagcgtagtgtaatttgtttgttacaatatcacttagcgggtcaaaatttgaatggtttggctgtatgtaagtaaaaaccgggtggtaggataaaatacctagcctagcgttatttactttcattggcagtcctgaacttagataaactttcatagttctcgggcaaaatatcacacgtgttgtaaaatgtaactaaatattttgcatacattttgcgtagacgctagcgccatgccgcggtcatataagtaatatattttttggaattccttggtatatgggagccccctttaaatcattattttattctgttttttagtatttgtaatacataatctgtgaaaatttcaagtgtctgactattacgactcaagagatagagccctgtaacagtcggaaccctgcactgctttcgtgaggaaacctgcacaacctgcgaagcaattcaatggtgcgttttttttatacgactggatggcaaacgagcatgtgggtctcctgatggtaagcgatcaccaccgcccataaacatttgcaaaccaggggcattgcagatgcgttgccaacctagaggcctaagatgggatacctcaagtgccagtaatttcaccggctgtcttactctccacgccgaaacacaacagtgcaagcactgctgcttcacggcaggattagcgagcaaggtggtggtagcaatccgggcggaccttgcacaaggtcctaccacctgcaaaagcgtgtgaagtgaagttcccaatccgcactgggcccgcgtggaactatggcccaagccctcttgttctgagaggaggctgggatgtaacagatggacggacagacagacagcggagtctcaccaatagggttccgttggcacgttccctaaaaaaaattgtactaaaaaagaaaaaaagtcgctaaaaaagacactaacaacgaaagcattaggttatatcggttgtaatattcgtctagcaatcataacaaaataggctgaatgaaagaggttttaaagaaacttagaatgaagtactggctggttagataattaaaaatataatgtcatgga is a window from the Choristoneura fumiferana chromosome 13, NRCan_CFum_1, whole genome shotgun sequence genome containing:
- the LOC141434457 gene encoding PDF receptor-like, producing MEILLRKWRWIGHVLRRTDAHLAKQALEWQAAGSRRPGRPRITWRRSVEKEISLIGYHWRDLEATAQDHFAYRRCGASGLWLGRRPGEASALGWTNYTPCFPPEVQTLFVQVYDDERDAQLKFEIAQSTRYMEIAGFSISLVALIVSLIIFSYYRSLRNNRTRIHKSLFSAMVLQVLIRLTVYIDQALVRSWLGDRSTSENVTLRGIDNMPYLCESSYVLLEYAITVMFMWMFIEGLYLHNVVTANALREGISHVVYYATGWGLPVILTALWAVMTALHYRTERVKTCWYGYNFTSLYWIVQGPRLGVILINLVFLLNIMKALIAKLRRTQSTELEKVRYV